One window of the Perca fluviatilis chromosome 5, GENO_Pfluv_1.0, whole genome shotgun sequence genome contains the following:
- the chdh gene encoding choline dehydrogenase, mitochondrial has translation MSFLANLGQTGARRVVTRGRFTRDGRCLFTGLLEFVPRTRNMGQSFFCASSNHYRCFSATAAHLNASSSPTANQKTPSYSYIIVGAGSAGCVLANRLSEDTHESVLQLEAGPKDMVLGNLRLSWKIHMPAALTYNLCDDKYNWYYHTLPQAHLNNRVMYWPRGRVWGGSSSLNAMVYIRGHAEDYNRWQTEGAEGWDYEHCLPYFRKAQCHELGENRYRGGSGPLHVSRGKTNHPLHKAFIEAGQQAGYPFTDDMNGHQQEGLGWMDMTIFKGKRWSTASAYLRPVLGRPNLKTEVHCLTTKILFDGNRAVGVEYTQKGQKKRAFADKEVILSGGAINSPQLLMLSGVGNADDLKQLGIPVVQHLPGVGSNLQDHLELYVQQQCTQPITLYKAQKPFHMVKIGLEWLALFTGYGATAHLESGGFIRSRPHVTHPDIQFHFLPSQVIDHGRVASKVEAYQVHVGPMRSTSIGWIKLKSANPLDHPILQPNYLSTDVDVWEFRECVKLSREIFTQKAFDPFRGSEVQPGPQVQSDTDIDAFVRQKADSAYHPSCTCKMGSPSDPMAVVDSNTRVLGLERLRVVDASIMPSIVSGNLNAPTIMMAEKAADIIRGRPPLVDPGVPVYRPPTLDTQR, from the exons ATGTCGTTTTTGGCCAATTTAGGCCAAACTGGAGCCCGACGAGTTGTGACTCGAGGGAGATTTACAAGGGATGGCAGGTGCCTGTTTACCGGTTTGCTAGAATTTGTCCCCAGGACCAGAAACATGGGCCAGTCCTTCTTCTGCGCCTCCTCAAACCATTACAGATGCTTTAGTGCCACAGCTGCTCATTTGAACGCTTCATCATCAcctacagccaatcagaaaacacCGTCCTACAGTTATATCATTGTTGGAGCAGGGTCAGCGGGCTGCGTCCTTGCCAACCGTCTCAGTGAGGATACCCATGAGTCTGTGCTGCAGCTGGAGGCTGGGCCTAAGGACATGGTGTTAGGCAATTTACGACTCTCATGGAAGATCCACATGCCCGCTGCGCTGACCTACAACCTCTGTGATGACAA GTATAACTGGTACTACCACACTTTACCTCAGGCCCACTTAAACAACCGGGTGATGTACTGGCCGAGGGGCCGTGTCTGGGGCGGGTCCTCTTCACTCAACGCCATGGTGTACATTCGTGGACACGCTGAAGACTACAATCGCTGGCAGACAGAGGGGGCAGAGGGCTGGGATTATGAACACTGTCTGCCTTACTTTAGGAAAGCTCAGTGTCATGAGCTGGGAGAAAACAG GTACCGGGGAGGCAGCGGACCTCTTCATGTGTCCAGAGGGAAGACCAACCATCCCCTTCATAAAGCTTTCATTGAGGCGGGGCAGCAGGCAGGATACCCCTTCACTGATGACATGAACGGACACCAACAGGAGGGCTTGGGCTGGATGGACATGACTATTTTTAAAg GAAAGAGGTGGAGCACAGCGAGTGCCTACCTGAGACCTGTTCTGGGTCGGCCCAACCTGAAGACAGAGGTGCACTGCTTGACCACCAAGATCCTGTTTGATGGCAACCGCGCCGTGGGTGTAGAATACACACAGAAAGGACAAAAGAAAAGG GCATTTGCAGATAAAGAGGTGATATTAAGTGGAGGAGCCATTAACTCCCCTCAGCTTCTCATGCTGTCTGGAGTGGGAAACGCTGATGACCTGAAACAACTTGGCATCCCTGTAGTTCAGCACTTACCAG GTGTTGGCAGTAACCTGCAGGATCATTTGGAGCTGTACGTCCAGCAGCAGTGCACGCAGCCTATCACCCTGTACAAGGCCCAGAAACCTTTCCACATGGTCAAGATAGGCCTGGAGTGGCTCGCTCTGTTTACTG GTTACGGCGCAACAGCCCACTTGGAGAGTGGAGGGTTCATCCGCAGTCGGCCACACGTCACACACCCCGACATCcagtttcacttcctgccctcGCAGGTCATCGACCACGGACGAGTTGCCTCCAAGGTCGAGGCatatcag GTTCATGTCGGTCCAATGAGAAGCACCAGTATCGGCTGGATAAAGCTGAAGAGCGCCAACCCTTTGGATCACCCAATTCTCCAGCCAAACTATCTCTCCACCG ATGTTGATGTGTGGGAGTTCAGGGAGTGTGTCAAACTCTCCAGAGAGATTTTCACCCAGAAGGCCTTCGACCCGTTCCGTGGTAGCGAAGTCCAACCCGGTCCTCAGGTCCAATCCGACACCGACATTGACGCTTTTGTTCGGCAGAAAGCTGACAGCGCCTACCACCCGTCCTGCACCTGCAAGATGGGCTCGCCATCCGACCCGATGGCGGTTGTCGACTCGAACACGCGCGTCCTGGGGCTGGAGCGGCTGCGTGTGGTCGACGCCTCCATCATGCCCAGCATTGTCAGCGGCAACCTGAACGCTCCGACCATCATGATGGCAGAGAAGGCTGCTGACATCATCAGAGGTCGCCCTCCTCTGGTTGACCCCGGGGTTCCCGTGTACCGACCGCCGACACTCGACACACAGAGATGA
- the LOC120559767 gene encoding uncharacterized protein LOC120559767 isoform X2, which produces MMWGASLFFFYYVVAQGTSDEIKVECSKFHGSSFPPVSDTSPSFLADLRVERMTVGGEDMMNISWAINIDASIGTLTSTRIAIGGEDYRCEYKPVLATAGLSSDKKWFHYLVKASYGDIVIQAANLPLPPPNSGHAYKYITIDIPRPAVNSGVTSKPTTGPTATEITYLEKSAVPDNGDFTSTVVGAIFGGLAGLMILSSCFIIYKSCGTNFTNSLGFKTLPTSPMASIPILMVYPAENSAFQQAVVALAEFLQWHGGCNVAVDMWQQGKIAELGPMRWLAEQAKAAHRVLIVCPQSSSQTSHSPPNHTFPESAIPAAAHDLYPLIRNMVASHAKSASDLAKFWVVQLGEQQDKNPSNLAPELRACKTFCLVKDLNKLCRGLHTQSQDEKKISDLIFRPGNAYSEKCTVKLREAVEKLGGHQPSIFREVEPLRSVVAIV; this is translated from the exons ATGATGTGGGGAGCCtcgctgttttttttctactatgTCGTGGCCCAGGGGACATCAGATGAAATT AAAGTGGAGTGTTCTAAATTTCATG GTTCCAGTTTTCCTCCTGTCAGTGATACCTCTCCATCTTTCCTGGCGGACCTGAGAGTGGAGCGGATGACAGTGGGAGGAGAAGATATGATGAACATCAGCTGGGCAATCAACATTGATG CTAGTATTGGAACTCTGACAAGCACTCGGATCGCAATTGGAGGGGAAGACTACCGCTGTGAATACAAACCAGTTTTGGCCACGGCAGGCCTCAGCTCAGACAAG AAATGGTTTCATTATTTAGTAAAAGCAAGCTATGGCGACATCGTCATCCAAGCTGCCAATCTCCCTTTGCCTCCACCAAACAGCGGTCACGCCTATAAGTATATCACGATCGATATACCTCGTCCAGCAG TTAATTCAGGTGTTACATCAAAGCCTACTACAGGTCCTACAG cAACAGAGATCACATATTTAG AGAAATCAGCTGTCCCTGATAATGGCGACTTCACGAGCACAGTGGTGGGTGCCATTTTTGGAGGACTGGCCGGTTTGATGATCCTAAGTTCCTGCTTCATAATCT ATAAAAGCTGTGGAACCAACTTTACCAACTCACTGGGTTTCAAAACGTTGCCCACATCTCCCATGGCTTCCATTCCCATCCTGATGGTGTACCCTGCGGAGAATTCAGCCTTCCAGCAGGCCGTGGTGGCCCTAGCAGAGTTCCTGCAGTGGCACGGCGGCTGCAACGTAGCTGTCGACATGTGGCAGCAGGGGAAGATCGCAGAGCTGGGTCCAATGCGCTGGCTGGCAGAACAGGCCAAGGCTGCACACAGAGTGCTCATCGTCTGCCCACAG TCCTCTTCACAGACCAGCCACTCTCCTCCCAACCACACCTTCCCAGAATCCGCCATCCCAGCAGCAGCTCATGACCTTTACCCACTGATTCGCAACATGGTGGCGAGCCATGCGAAGAGCGCCAGCGACTTGGCTAAGTTCTGGGTGGTGCAGCTGGGCGAGCAGCAGGACAAGAATCCTAGTAACCTGGCACCGGAACTGAGGGCCTGCAAGACTTTTTGTCTGGTGAAGGACTTAAACAAGCTGTGCAGGGGTCTGCATACCCAGAGTCAAGATGAGAAGAAGATATCCGATCTGATCTTCAGACCAGGGAATGCCTACAGTGAAAAGTGTACAGTGAAGTTGAGGGAAGCTGTAGAAAAACTAGGTGGACATCAGCCAAGCATTTTCAGAGAGGTGGAACCATTGAGATCTGTGGTCGCTATTGTTTGA
- the LOC120559767 gene encoding uncharacterized protein LOC120559767 isoform X1: protein MMWGASLFFFYYVVAQGTSDEIKVECSKFHGSSFPPVSDTSPSFLADLRVERMTVGGEDMMNISWAINIDASIGTLTSTRIAIGGEDYRCEYKPVLATAGLSSDKKWFHYLVKASYGDIVIQAANLPLPPPNSGHAYKYITIDIPRPAVNSGVTSKPTTGPTATEITYLEKSAVPDNGDFTSTVVGAIFGGLAGLMILSSCFIIYKSCGTNFTNSLGFKTLPTSPMASIPILMVYPAENSAFQQAVVALAEFLQWHGGCNVAVDMWQQGKIAELGPMRWLAEQAKAAHRVLIVCPQVDISSSQTSHSPPNHTFPESAIPAAAHDLYPLIRNMVASHAKSASDLAKFWVVQLGEQQDKNPSNLAPELRACKTFCLVKDLNKLCRGLHTQSQDEKKISDLIFRPGNAYSEKCTVKLREAVEKLGGHQPSIFREVEPLRSVVAIV from the exons ATGATGTGGGGAGCCtcgctgttttttttctactatgTCGTGGCCCAGGGGACATCAGATGAAATT AAAGTGGAGTGTTCTAAATTTCATG GTTCCAGTTTTCCTCCTGTCAGTGATACCTCTCCATCTTTCCTGGCGGACCTGAGAGTGGAGCGGATGACAGTGGGAGGAGAAGATATGATGAACATCAGCTGGGCAATCAACATTGATG CTAGTATTGGAACTCTGACAAGCACTCGGATCGCAATTGGAGGGGAAGACTACCGCTGTGAATACAAACCAGTTTTGGCCACGGCAGGCCTCAGCTCAGACAAG AAATGGTTTCATTATTTAGTAAAAGCAAGCTATGGCGACATCGTCATCCAAGCTGCCAATCTCCCTTTGCCTCCACCAAACAGCGGTCACGCCTATAAGTATATCACGATCGATATACCTCGTCCAGCAG TTAATTCAGGTGTTACATCAAAGCCTACTACAGGTCCTACAG cAACAGAGATCACATATTTAG AGAAATCAGCTGTCCCTGATAATGGCGACTTCACGAGCACAGTGGTGGGTGCCATTTTTGGAGGACTGGCCGGTTTGATGATCCTAAGTTCCTGCTTCATAATCT ATAAAAGCTGTGGAACCAACTTTACCAACTCACTGGGTTTCAAAACGTTGCCCACATCTCCCATGGCTTCCATTCCCATCCTGATGGTGTACCCTGCGGAGAATTCAGCCTTCCAGCAGGCCGTGGTGGCCCTAGCAGAGTTCCTGCAGTGGCACGGCGGCTGCAACGTAGCTGTCGACATGTGGCAGCAGGGGAAGATCGCAGAGCTGGGTCCAATGCGCTGGCTGGCAGAACAGGCCAAGGCTGCACACAGAGTGCTCATCGTCTGCCCACAGGTAGATATT TCCTCTTCACAGACCAGCCACTCTCCTCCCAACCACACCTTCCCAGAATCCGCCATCCCAGCAGCAGCTCATGACCTTTACCCACTGATTCGCAACATGGTGGCGAGCCATGCGAAGAGCGCCAGCGACTTGGCTAAGTTCTGGGTGGTGCAGCTGGGCGAGCAGCAGGACAAGAATCCTAGTAACCTGGCACCGGAACTGAGGGCCTGCAAGACTTTTTGTCTGGTGAAGGACTTAAACAAGCTGTGCAGGGGTCTGCATACCCAGAGTCAAGATGAGAAGAAGATATCCGATCTGATCTTCAGACCAGGGAATGCCTACAGTGAAAAGTGTACAGTGAAGTTGAGGGAAGCTGTAGAAAAACTAGGTGGACATCAGCCAAGCATTTTCAGAGAGGTGGAACCATTGAGATCTGTGGTCGCTATTGTTTGA